Within the Deltaproteobacteria bacterium genome, the region GAGCGGCTCAAGCAGTCGGTGCCGATCTGGAAGAAGGAGATCGGCCCCGACGGCGCCGAGTGGATCGGCGTCGGGCCGTAACCGCCGGCGTCCGGCCGCGACCGCGCTCCGCGCACGCGCCCGGGACGCGCGGCCCGCGCCGGTGACACGCCGCCCCGGGCCGGCTGATGCGTCGTCGCCGCCGCGCGCGAGCCGCGGTCGCGCCGGCGCGCTGCCGCCGCGCGCGAGCCGCGGTCGCGCCGGTGCGCGCCTACTCGTCGTCGTCGGTGTGCTCGCCGGCGGCGTTGTCGCCGTCGTGATCGCCGTCGCCCTCCCCGCCCTCGTCGGCGGCGGTTTCGCCGTCGCCCGAGGTGTCCTCCTCCGCTTCCGCATGGTCGTCCCCGGCGGCTTCGTCGCCGCCGGCGCCGTCGCCGTCGCCCTCGCCGTCGTCGCCTTCGCGCACGTCGTCCGGCGCCCGCTTGATGCGATCGGCCGGCGCGCTGAGCTGCGGGCCGGATGTGCGCGGCGGCGGCATCTCGATCGGCTGGGACGCCGGCCGGGCGTCATCGACGTGAATCGGCCGAGCCGTCACCGCTTCCGGCGAAACGCCGTCCGTGGCCGCGGGGCGCACCGCGATGTCGCCGGGCGGCCGGCGAACCGGCGCCTCCGCGCCCACCGCCGGCCGCTCCCCCTCCCGCTGCCGCGCGCGCCGGCGCCGCTCGACGGCGCGCTTGCGCCGGATGTCAGCCGGCGTTTCCCCGGGCACGCAACTGCGACTGCCGATGCGCCGCGGCCGGTCGAACGTGCCGGTCATCCGCATCCCGATGTAGCCGTCAGCACGCCGTGCGAGTTCCATGCTGCGCTCGATCCCCTCGAGCTTCGCGTTCTTCTTCTTCGCCTGGTCGCTGAACTTGAACCGATAGCAGTGGTGGATCTCGCTCCTGGCGAACGGGCTCTTGAGCAGGATGTAGCCCTCCGCGTACAGCTCGCCGTCTGTCGACACTGCCTCGAACGTATCGATGTCCGCGCGCCCGTTGTCGACGGTCAACACGACCTTGTTGTCGCCGAGGTTGAGCTTCGGCAACGTCACCCCCTCTTTCGCGAACGCCGACGCACGGCCGGACGACTGGGTGCGCGGCACGACCTTGCCCGGTCCGACCGTACACATCGGACACGACAACTCGGCGCGGCCGCTCGCCTGGTCGAATGCCAGCCCGCGCTCACCGCGCGGCACGTGGAGGCTCACGTGCGCATTGAGCCCGCCGGTCGCCGGCAATCCCGCAAACACGGCGTCGGCGCTCGGCAACGCCGCGAGGTCGAGCTGAGACGTGTCGACGTCCACGTCCAGCCCGTCCTTGGACCAGACGACACGGCCGTCGACCGTGCCGGCGCCGAGCTGCGCCTCCACGTCGACCCCGACGGCCCCGCGCAGCAGACCGAGGAGGCCCACGCTCGCGTGCAGCTCGTCGACGGCGATCACCGTCGGCTTGTCTCCCGGCTTGTCCGGTCGCGTCGTGAGCACCATGCCGTAGATCGAGAACCGTCCCGGCAGCCAGCCCTTTTCGACCGACGCGATCGTCACGTCGAACCGGTCGTCGAGCGCGTCGATCGCCTTGACGCGCAGCCGATCGGCGTCCAGCGACGCCCACGCCGCCGACACGAACACCAGCAGGACGGCCGCCACGTATCCCGCCCCCCGCAATAGCGACCGTTGCGTCTTGCTCAAACGCGCCATCACGTCCCCTCTCCGTCGGCCGCATCGCCGCCCGACTTTTTGTCTTTCGCCCGGCGCGGCGCGTACGTCGCCACGGTCATCGACGCCTTGCGCAGCTTGCCCTCCTCGCGGAAGCTGCGCTCGATCTGGAGCTGGGTGACGACGACGGCCCGGTTGCGCGATTCCACCTTTTCCAAGAAATCGGCGAGCTGCTGGACCGTGAGATTGCGCAGATCGATCGCGACCGCAATCTCGTCGTAGGCGCCGCGCGCGACCTGCGGCTGCGGCGCGTAGTTCGGGATTTCGATGCCCACCTCTTTCGCGATGTCTTCGAGGTATGCGGGCAAGTCGACCGGTTCCTTCGGAATCTTGACCTCCGGCTCGTCGATCCCTCCCTCGGCCGCCACCCGCCGGTACGTGTCGAGCGCGCGCAGCGCATCACGGCGCAGTTCGTTGCGCGCCTCGATCGCGTCGAGCCCGTCCCAGATCATGCGACCGACAAGGCCGAACACCGACACCACGAACGCGACGGCCAGCAACACCATCAACCGCCGCTCGCGCGGCGACATGTGCTCCCATCGATCTCTGAGTGCATCGAGCGCCACGACGTCTCCTTACATGCACGCCGACCGAATCGTGATCGAGAAGGCCTTGGTGCCGTTCGGGCCGGACGAAATGCTCGGCTTCGACACGTCCTCGAAACAGTCGATCGACTGGAGTGCCTTCTCGATCGCCGCGATCTGCTTGGTATCGGCCGCCGTCGCGGTGAGCGAGATTTGCCCCGGTCGGATGTCGATGTTCTTCACGTCGAGCGTGACCTCCTTCTTCGGCGGCAGCTTCGCGTTGATCTCGAGCAAGATGTCGTAGGCGGTCATCTTCGGCAGCGGCGACGCCGCCTTCTTCTTGGCCGGACCCACCTTCGCCAGCACCTCCTCGGCCGTCAACGGTTTGCCGATCGTCTGAGCGCTCTCGGCCGCGATGCGCTGTTCGAGCGCGTCCTCCGACGCGCGCAGTTCGTACAGCGCCGCATAAGCGTTCACGGCCGCAAATGCGATGACGACCAGCGCGATCGCGGCGAGATGCGCGACCTTTTGCCGCAAAAACGAGAAGTCCGCGCGGAATGCCAGCGGCCCCTGGCGCAGGTCGTACAGGACGCCTCCGGTCGCGGCGTCGAGCGCGATGCCCGCGGCGCAGGCCGCGACGTCGGCCGGCGCCTGCTGCGCAAGGTCCTGGCCGAGCAGCCCGGCGGCCTGGTCGGGCGACAGCCGCACCACCGGCAGCCCGACCTGCTCGGCCAGGTACGACGCGACGCCCCGCAGGCGCGACCCGCCGCCGACGAGCGCGATCGACGTCGCCTCGCCGCCCGTCTCGGCGCGGCACGCGCGCAACGTGCGCCGGATGTCGCGCGCCAGCGGCAACAGCTCGGCGGCGAGGACGTCGGCGACCCGCCGCCACGCGTCCGACGGCGGCGGCTCCGCCTCGGACGCCACGTACCCGTCGGCGTGCTTGGCCTTCTCCGCCTCGTCGTACGGAATGTTCCAC harbors:
- the gspN gene encoding type II secretion system protein GspN; its protein translation is MARLSKTQRSLLRGAGYVAAVLLVFVSAAWASLDADRLRVKAIDALDDRFDVTIASVEKGWLPGRFSIYGMVLTTRPDKPGDKPTVIAVDELHASVGLLGLLRGAVGVDVEAQLGAGTVDGRVVWSKDGLDVDVDTSQLDLAALPSADAVFAGLPATGGLNAHVSLHVPRGERGLAFDQASGRAELSCPMCTVGPGKVVPRTQSSGRASAFAKEGVTLPKLNLGDNKVVLTVDNGRADIDTFEAVSTDGELYAEGYILLKSPFARSEIHHCYRFKFSDQAKKKNAKLEGIERSMELARRADGYIGMRMTGTFDRPRRIGSRSCVPGETPADIRRKRAVERRRRARQREGERPAVGAEAPVRRPPGDIAVRPAATDGVSPEAVTARPIHVDDARPASQPIEMPPPRTSGPQLSAPADRIKRAPDDVREGDDGEGDGDGAGGDEAAGDDHAEAEEDTSGDGETAADEGGEGDGDHDGDNAAGEHTDDDE